In Camelus ferus isolate YT-003-E chromosome 10, BCGSAC_Cfer_1.0, whole genome shotgun sequence, the following proteins share a genomic window:
- the LOC102507024 gene encoding olfactory receptor 5B3 has translation MENNTEVTQFILLGLTNAPELQVPPFITFTVIYLINVIGNLGMIILILMDSHLHIPMYFFLSNLSLVDFCYSSTVTPKVMAGLLLRDKVISYNACAAQMSFFVALATVENFLLASMAYDRFAAVCKPLHYTTTMTTSMCACLATGSYICGFLNASVHIRNTFSLSFCMSNLVHHFFCDVPAVMALSCSDRYISELILLVVASFNIFFALLVILTSYLFIFIAILRMRSSQGHQKALSTCSSHLVTVSVFYGTIIFMYLQPNSSHSTDTDKIASVFYTMVIPMLNPLVYSLRNKEVKNAFRKVVEKTKLSLHHLKL, from the coding sequence ATGGAGAACAATACAGAGGTGACTCAGTTCATCCTCCTTGGACTAACCAACGCTCCAGAACTGCAGGTCCCCCCGTTTATCACGTTTACTGTCATTTACCTCATCAATGTGATTGGAAACCTGGGGATGATCATTTTGATTCTCATGGACTCTCATCTCCACATccccatgtactttttccttaGTAACCTGTCTCTCGTGGACTTCTGTTACTCCTCAACGGTCACTCCAAAGGTGATGGCGGGGCTCCTCCTAAGAGACAAGGTCATCTCCTACAATGCGTGCGCTGCTCAAATGTCCTTTTTTGTAGCCCTGGCTACTGTGGAAAATTTCCTCTTGGCCTCAATGGCTTATGACCGCTTTGCAGCTGTGTGTAAACCCCTACATTACACCACCACCATGACAACAAGTATGTGTGCTTGTCTGGCCACAGGCTCCTACATCTGTGGTTTCCTAAATGCCTCGGTCCACATTAGGAACACATTCAGTCTCTCTTTCTGTATGTCCAACCTAGTCCATCACTTTTTCTGCGATGTTCCAGCAGTCATGGCTCTCTCTTGCTCTGATAGGTATATTAGTGAGCTGATTCTTCTTGTTGTGGCAAGTTTCAACATCTTCTTCGCTCTCCTGGTTATCTTGACTTCCTACCTGTTCATATTTATAGCCATCTTGAGGATGCGCTCATCTCAGGGACACCAAAAGGCTTTGTCCACCTGTTCTTCCCACCTCGTTACAGTCTCCGTCTTCTATGGGACAATCATCTTTATGTACTTACAGCCCAACTCCAGTCATTCCACGGACACAGACAAAATCGCATCTGTGTTCTATACAATGGTCATCCCCATGCTGAACCCCCTGGTGTATAGTTTAAGaaacaaggaggtgaaaaatgCATTCAGGAAGGTAGTTGAGAAGACAAAATTGTCACTTCACCATTTGAAGTTGTAG